Below is a genomic region from Burkholderia pyrrocinia.
ACGTTTGATTCGGCTCGGTCGCTTCTCGACTGCGCCAGCGTTCGCGAAATCGCGTTTTTGATAGCAGATGTCTGCATGCCTGGGATGTCTGGCATTGAGTTACATCGTGAACTTCTGACCGGCGGGTACGCACCGCCAGTCATCTTCATCACGGCCTATGCGACGGCCGAGATGGCCCGGCGAGCAGTCGACGCCGGTGGTCTTGCATTGCTGCAGAAACCGTTCGATCTCGCACTGCTCTCAGGATGGCTGAAGTATGTGCTGGAGTCCATATGAATATTGCGAGCGCCATAACGCGGTCTGCCGGTCGTAAGCCGGGAAGGGGGGCGCCATGCATTTCGTTCAAAGTGTGCTGATCTGATCCAAGACGGAAGCGCGGCATCGAACGATACTTGGTCGTGTACATGCAACTGGCGGAGGCAATCTTGCGTTCGATCGTGTTCTTTTACAGATCCCTTTGCGGTGCCGGCGTGCTATTCGCCGCGCTGGCGGCTTCGGCGGGTGCGCCCGATGATCCGTCGCGTACGGTTGCCGCGCAGCTCGAGACAGTCAGGACGTCTTCGCAGATGCCATGGAACGCCGTCGCGGTCGACTCGCGAAGCCGCATCATCGTAAGCGCCCCCATTTGGGCAGGCAATATTGGGCCGGCCGTCGCCGTGGCCGAGCCGGACGGCGCGCTCATTCCCTGGCCATCG
It encodes:
- a CDS encoding response regulator transcription factor; protein product: MRSSGWRVDTFDSARSLLDCASVREIAFLIADVCMPGMSGIELHRELLTGGYAPPVIFITAYATAEMARRAVDAGGLALLQKPFDLALLSGWLKYVLESI